The Horticoccus luteus DNA window TTGCACCGGTGTCGACTGTTTGCGGGGCGTGCCGCGTGAACCGCCGCGCGGCGGTTCGCGCCCATCCGCGGCGAACGCCCCCTCTCGACGGGCGAAAGCGAACGCCGCCGGCACGCGCGCCCGCGACCGGCGCAAGCGGTCGCCGTCCGGCGCTGCGTCCGCCCATCGGCGGTCGGAGGCCACTACAAAACGCATAAGTGGCGGTCGTAACCGCGGACGCCTCCGAAACGGGCTTGTTCAACCCGCGTCCCGCTGCGCGCTACGGCGCAACAGAACGCTCAGAGTTCGGCTCTGGTTTTCTTTTCTGTTTTTTGGGTGTTCGCATTTACAGATGGCGAAAAAATAAAAAATAATAAAAACAGCCAGCCGACCCAAGGTATGACGTAGAAAAAAATCATGTAAGGCGAATTACCTAAGTCTCTAGCTCTTTTGATGTGCGCACAAATAAAAGTCCATCCGCTGAGAATGAAAAACGGCAGACATAAAATTATGGCTAAATCGCCACCGCTGCTGTAATAGCCTTGACCTTGGGACTTGATAATTACTCCGCCGAGGATAAAAATAAATGCGCAGCAAAATAGTAAGATCGTGAATATGGATCTTGGGATTTTTCCGTAGGGTGAAAAGAGAATCGATGCGATTCCGACTCCAATAGTCGCTGTTGCATATCCTCGTTCGGCTTTTAGTAACTGTTCGGCGCGAAATCTTAAGTAATTTGCC harbors:
- a CDS encoding DUF805 domain-containing protein is translated as MDIQAHVSLLELHVLASGFGCFGYTPHPCGSALFEGNPRSPGTSTLFAFRSFIAAIMPGQNTMTEENAYNAALQELQTQQVSQGIWVKAMAFSEGDEKKAKANYLRFRAEQLLKAERGYATATIGVGIASILFSPYGKIPRSIFTILLFCCAFIFILGGVIIKSQGQGYYSSGGDLAIILCLPFFILSGWTFICAHIKRARDLGNSPYMIFFYVIPWVGWLFLLFFIFSPSVNANTQKTEKKTRAEL